The Nocardia arthritidis genome has a window encoding:
- the msrA gene encoding peptide-methionine (S)-S-oxide reductase MsrA: MSWYDDLVGRVRLPEPVMVAPEQALPGRRDPLVVPENHYVNGHSIRPPFPDGMRAAILAMGCFWGAEKEFWELDGVYTTAVGYVGGFTPNPTYEEVCSGRTGHTEAVLVAFDPAVLDYSGVLKRFWENHDPTQGMRQGNDRGTQYRSAIFPLDAEQAEQAHATAAAFGQRLTAAGYGAITTEITPLPDLSAFYYAEGYHQQYLAKNPGGYCPVHATGVSCPVGSGA; this comes from the coding sequence ATGTCGTGGTACGACGATCTAGTCGGGCGGGTTCGCCTGCCCGAGCCGGTGATGGTGGCGCCGGAGCAGGCGCTTCCGGGCCGGCGGGATCCGCTCGTGGTACCGGAAAACCATTACGTGAACGGCCATTCCATTCGTCCGCCGTTTCCGGACGGCATGCGGGCGGCGATCCTCGCGATGGGCTGTTTCTGGGGCGCCGAAAAGGAATTCTGGGAGTTGGACGGCGTCTACACCACGGCGGTCGGCTACGTCGGCGGATTCACCCCGAATCCGACCTATGAGGAGGTTTGCAGCGGCCGCACCGGGCATACCGAAGCGGTGCTCGTCGCCTTCGATCCGGCGGTGCTCGACTATTCGGGTGTGCTGAAGCGGTTCTGGGAGAATCACGATCCGACCCAGGGCATGCGTCAGGGCAACGACCGTGGCACGCAATACCGTTCGGCGATCTTCCCGCTCGACGCGGAACAAGCCGAGCAGGCACACGCCACCGCGGCCGCCTTCGGTCAGCGGCTGACCGCGGCCGGGTACGGCGCGATCACCACCGAGATCACCCCGCTGCCGGATCTTTCGGCGTTCTACTACGCCGAGGGCTATCACCAGCAGTATCTGGCCAAGAACCCGGGCGGGTACTGCCCGGTGCACGCCACCGGCGTCAGCTGCCCGGTGGGGTCGGGTGCTTAA
- a CDS encoding peptidase, whose amino-acid sequence MVHTNGPIGVTPFHSRGLLRGFIISGRWPDTTKEWAQVLVLAVRVATLPGLLVTSTVFGVREELPDDPEPGTVGLVLAEGPVLGDAAVEPGRFAEHVPPALLMLHPPSETRPSLPECAGAASGCVLLPGVPHLGLEHRAAWAEAESDGTVTSLVSRVGLDPISDPDTAVLAMLLAA is encoded by the coding sequence ATGGTGCACACGAACGGACCCATCGGCGTCACGCCGTTCCATTCCCGCGGGCTGTTGCGCGGATTCATCATCTCCGGTCGCTGGCCGGATACCACCAAGGAATGGGCACAGGTCCTCGTGCTCGCGGTGCGGGTCGCGACGCTGCCCGGCCTGCTGGTCACCTCGACCGTATTCGGCGTGCGCGAGGAATTGCCGGACGATCCGGAACCGGGCACGGTCGGCCTGGTGCTGGCCGAAGGGCCGGTGCTCGGCGACGCGGCGGTGGAGCCGGGACGGTTTGCCGAACATGTGCCACCGGCCCTGCTGATGCTGCATCCGCCGTCCGAAACCCGGCCGTCGCTGCCCGAGTGCGCGGGCGCGGCATCGGGCTGTGTGCTGCTGCCCGGGGTGCCGCATCTCGGGCTGGAGCATCGGGCGGCCTGGGCGGAGGCCGAATCCGACGGCACCGTAACGTCTTTGGTGAGCCGGGTCGGCCTGGACCCGATCAGCGATCCCGACACCGCGGTTCTGGCCATGCTGCTGGCCGCGTAA
- a CDS encoding DUF4328 domain-containing protein — MSTVVQPCARCGARWAVQGAPMHWCPRCRGVLLSPAPIDAPAERRNYRWVARRPDQRIRRAQAKPRAAVGTPRYSEIPRWGLRDQPPSAPAAPRWPFARVAGYAVALLLATAGAFGVAVLAELVRYLILLRNRSRLINPALLTASDWFVNVSALLALTVALVTALAVAGWLIAMRHREFERRGQRDSRPAWVLVVGCLVPVWNLIWPGVFLTEALGDKPDPHALRAIRIWWCAWVLGAGFAVAAVLWHFPNTLQAKADGVVLTMYTELIAIAVAVLTLWVMRLIDGRDLRGRTRIARRWVIAVDPMTPVIEPVRPGGRNGEADQDVTRTRAQEEVMAK, encoded by the coding sequence ATGAGTACGGTGGTGCAGCCCTGTGCGCGCTGTGGCGCGCGCTGGGCCGTCCAGGGCGCGCCGATGCACTGGTGCCCGCGCTGCCGCGGCGTCCTGCTCTCGCCCGCGCCCATCGACGCACCGGCCGAGCGCCGCAACTATCGCTGGGTGGCCCGGCGGCCGGATCAGCGCATCCGCCGCGCGCAGGCCAAACCACGCGCGGCCGTCGGCACACCGCGGTATTCGGAGATTCCGCGCTGGGGTCTGCGCGATCAGCCGCCGTCGGCCCCGGCCGCGCCGCGGTGGCCGTTCGCCAGGGTGGCCGGTTATGCGGTCGCGCTGCTGCTGGCGACCGCGGGCGCGTTCGGCGTCGCGGTGCTGGCCGAGCTGGTGCGCTACCTGATCCTGCTGCGCAATCGCAGCAGGCTGATCAATCCAGCGCTCTTGACGGCATCGGACTGGTTCGTCAATGTCTCGGCGCTGCTCGCGCTCACCGTCGCGCTGGTCACCGCGCTGGCCGTCGCCGGATGGCTGATCGCCATGCGCCATCGCGAATTCGAGCGACGCGGGCAACGGGATTCGCGCCCCGCCTGGGTGCTCGTCGTCGGATGCCTTGTCCCGGTGTGGAATCTGATCTGGCCCGGCGTCTTCCTGACCGAGGCGCTCGGCGACAAACCCGATCCGCACGCGCTGCGCGCCATCCGCATCTGGTGGTGTGCCTGGGTGCTCGGCGCCGGGTTCGCGGTGGCCGCGGTGCTGTGGCACTTCCCGAATACCTTGCAGGCCAAGGCCGATGGGGTGGTGCTCACCATGTACACCGAGCTGATCGCGATCGCCGTCGCGGTGCTGACGCTGTGGGTGATGCGCCTGATCGACGGCCGGGACCTGCGCGGGCGCACCAGGATCGCGCGCCGCTGGGTGATCGCGGTCGATCCGATGACGCCCGTCATCGAGCCGGTGCGGCCGGGCGGTAGAAACGGGGAGGCGGACCAGGACGTCACGCGGACCCGTGCACAAGAGGAGGTTATGGCCAAGTGA
- a CDS encoding rhodanese-like domain-containing protein, producing the protein MTSPEVPSVPVDAVPAEFDRADPAVPAILLDVREDDEWELGHAPGAIHIPMVDVPARTDELDYDSELYVICRQGGRSIQVVEYLTHIGFDAVHVSGGMVAWQRAGRPLAADGDRQAKIY; encoded by the coding sequence GTGACGAGCCCCGAAGTTCCCTCGGTGCCGGTCGACGCCGTACCCGCCGAGTTCGACCGAGCCGATCCCGCAGTACCCGCGATCCTGCTCGACGTGCGCGAGGACGACGAATGGGAACTCGGGCACGCGCCGGGCGCGATCCACATTCCGATGGTCGACGTCCCGGCCCGCACCGACGAACTGGACTACGACTCGGAGCTCTACGTCATCTGCAGGCAAGGCGGCCGTTCCATCCAGGTGGTCGAATATCTCACGCACATCGGTTTCGACGCGGTGCACGTCAGCGGCGGCATGGTGGCCTGGCAGCGGGCGGGCCGCCCGCTCGCTGCCGACGGCGACCGGCAGGCGAAGATCTACTGA
- a CDS encoding TMEM165/GDT1 family protein, with amino-acid sequence MIATILLSFGALFIAELGDKSQLMALTFALRYRWWVVLGAITVASIGVNLIAVAVGHFLGAALPTDLIAYFAAAILIVVGLWTLREVVQTPQEEADEPAAPPTRSAFVVVLSAFLLAELGDRTMFATTALAAKNNWLGIWIGSVAGMVAAGGLAIAIGIAVGKHLPERVIAICSGLLFLYFGALTLLTAIPAGPDGFAAAGLAALAPALAGAVLLMIRRARSGMAGQHRDATGPSRTAPHFAEPDRAAVPAAPEDHSDRRPRSAR; translated from the coding sequence ATGATCGCCACGATTTTGCTGAGTTTCGGCGCGCTGTTCATCGCCGAACTCGGCGACAAATCCCAGCTGATGGCGCTGACCTTCGCGCTGCGCTACCGCTGGTGGGTGGTGCTCGGCGCGATCACGGTCGCGAGCATCGGGGTGAACCTCATCGCGGTGGCGGTCGGGCATTTCCTCGGCGCGGCGCTGCCCACCGACCTCATCGCCTACTTCGCGGCGGCCATCCTGATCGTGGTCGGGCTGTGGACCCTGCGGGAGGTCGTCCAGACTCCGCAGGAGGAAGCGGACGAACCCGCGGCCCCGCCGACCAGGTCGGCCTTCGTCGTCGTGCTCTCGGCCTTCCTACTCGCCGAACTCGGCGACCGGACCATGTTCGCCACCACCGCGCTGGCCGCCAAGAACAACTGGCTCGGCATCTGGATCGGATCGGTCGCCGGCATGGTCGCGGCGGGCGGGCTGGCCATCGCGATCGGCATCGCCGTCGGCAAACACCTTCCGGAGCGGGTGATCGCGATCTGCTCCGGCCTGCTGTTCCTCTACTTCGGCGCGCTGACGCTGCTCACCGCGATACCGGCGGGGCCGGACGGCTTCGCCGCAGCCGGACTCGCCGCCCTCGCGCCCGCGCTGGCCGGTGCGGTGCTGCTGATGATCAGGCGCGCACGCTCGGGGATGGCAGGGCAACACCGGGACGCGACTGGGCCGTCCCGTACAGCTCCCCACTTCGCCGAACCAGATCGAGCAGCGGTTCCCGCAGCGCCCGAAGACCATTCAGATCGTCGGCCGCGATCCGCGCGGTGA
- a CDS encoding superoxide dismutase: MAEYTLPDLDYDYSALEPHISGQINELHHSKHHAAYVAGANTALEKLEAARESGDHAAIFLYEKNLAFHLGGHVNHSIWWKNLSPNGGDKPVGELASAIDDQFGSFDKFRAQFTAAANGLQGSGWAVLGYDTLGQKLLTFQLYDQQANVPLGIIPLLQVDMWEHAFYLQYKNVKADYVTAFWNVVNWEDVQERFARAVSQGKGLIFG, from the coding sequence GTGGCCGAGTACACGTTGCCAGATCTGGATTACGACTACAGCGCCCTGGAGCCCCACATCTCCGGGCAGATCAACGAACTTCATCATTCCAAGCACCACGCCGCATACGTCGCGGGCGCGAACACCGCGCTGGAGAAGCTGGAGGCGGCTCGCGAATCCGGCGACCACGCCGCCATCTTCCTCTACGAGAAGAACCTGGCGTTCCACCTCGGTGGTCACGTGAACCACTCCATCTGGTGGAAGAACCTCTCCCCCAACGGTGGTGACAAGCCGGTCGGCGAGCTGGCCTCCGCCATCGACGATCAGTTCGGCTCGTTCGACAAGTTCCGCGCGCAGTTCACCGCCGCGGCGAACGGTCTGCAGGGCTCCGGCTGGGCCGTGCTCGGCTACGACACGCTGGGCCAGAAGCTGCTGACCTTCCAGCTGTACGACCAGCAGGCCAACGTGCCGCTGGGCATCATCCCGCTGCTGCAGGTCGACATGTGGGAGCACGCCTTCTACCTGCAGTACAAGAATGTGAAGGCCGACTACGTCACCGCGTTCTGGAACGTCGTCAACTGGGAGGACGTGCAGGAGCGTTTCGCCCGCGCCGTCAGCCAGGGCAAGGGCCTGATCTTCGGCTGA
- a CDS encoding glycerophosphodiester phosphodiesterase: MSQGSRAPFVVAHRGASAARPEHTLAAYELALQEGADGVECDIRLTRDGHLVCVHDRTVDRTSSGTGLVSEMTLDELRALDFGADGEPASVLTLAELIALVLDWRSRPTKLFIETKHPVRYGALVENKLLAELQRFGIATPASADHSRAVVMSFAATAVWRIRRAAPLLPTVLLGESSRYLGGGAATTVGATAVGPSVKTLREHPDLVDKAAAAGRATYCWTVDEPDDVKLCADLGVSWVATNHPGRTKALLTPA; the protein is encoded by the coding sequence GTGAGCCAGGGCAGTCGCGCACCGTTCGTCGTCGCGCATCGGGGGGCCTCGGCGGCGCGCCCTGAGCACACCCTCGCCGCATACGAGCTGGCGCTGCAGGAGGGCGCCGACGGCGTCGAATGCGATATCCGGCTGACCCGCGACGGGCACCTCGTGTGCGTGCACGACCGCACCGTCGACCGCACCTCGTCGGGCACCGGTCTGGTCAGCGAGATGACGCTGGACGAGCTGCGCGCACTCGACTTCGGCGCCGACGGCGAACCGGCTTCCGTGCTCACCCTCGCCGAACTCATCGCGCTGGTGCTGGATTGGCGCAGCAGGCCGACGAAGCTGTTCATCGAGACCAAACATCCGGTCCGCTACGGCGCACTGGTGGAGAACAAGTTGCTCGCCGAACTGCAGCGGTTCGGCATCGCGACCCCGGCCTCGGCCGACCATTCGCGCGCCGTCGTCATGTCCTTCGCGGCCACCGCGGTCTGGCGTATCCGCCGCGCCGCCCCGCTGCTGCCGACGGTCCTGCTCGGCGAATCCTCGCGCTACCTGGGCGGCGGCGCGGCGACCACCGTCGGCGCGACGGCCGTCGGACCGTCGGTGAAGACCCTGCGCGAACATCCGGACCTGGTGGACAAGGCCGCCGCCGCGGGCCGCGCCACCTACTGCTGGACCGTCGACGAACCCGATGACGTGAAACTCTGCGCGGATCTCGGTGTCAGCTGGGTCGCCACCAACCATCCCGGCCGCACCAAGGCACTGCTCACCCCGGCTTGA